In Streptomyces sp. NBC_01707, a genomic segment contains:
- a CDS encoding FG-GAP and VCBS repeat-containing protein, with amino-acid sequence MRVTRIVLVIATALAAAVCGPLVAAPSAVAASAKLADDFNGDGYRDFVMLGGAYGKDGRVTVVYGTSTGLGTRVQTIHQDSTGIPGAVEQGDDWGFAATSADLDRDGYADLVVASPGEDVGDIQDRGGLTVVWGGAKGLGSGTVFHSPVASEYPGQGDRFGLDVVAGDFDGDGDQDLTALSGSRAGVVLLKGPFTRTGGSGGWQSLGDGYGYLDASQLVAGRVTADAATDLYILGRDLQDGYADVDLRAYFHRGGSDFIRRAGEMRVPDDAGHQIGGGPITTIGDFDKDGYGDLAIGRGYEQPDGERGYVTVQYGGSAGPNTARKPVKFTQDTAGVPGASENEDYFGAAVAAGDVNGDGYADLAIGAPGEDLAGKRQGGMVTVLLGRAGGLSGTGAKAYDQNTSGVAGAVENDDYFGRNLKLTDYTRDSRADLMVDTNDWLDSTRSGLVHMLKGSTSGTIGTGSKSYTVISLKLPYTTLSGPFTH; translated from the coding sequence ATGCGCGTCACACGTATCGTCCTCGTCATCGCCACGGCGCTGGCGGCAGCGGTCTGCGGCCCGCTCGTCGCTGCCCCCTCGGCGGTCGCGGCTTCCGCCAAGCTGGCCGACGACTTCAATGGCGACGGATACCGCGACTTCGTCATGCTCGGCGGGGCGTATGGCAAGGACGGCAGGGTCACCGTCGTCTACGGCACGTCGACCGGCCTCGGCACACGAGTCCAGACCATCCATCAGGACTCGACCGGCATACCCGGCGCGGTGGAGCAGGGTGACGACTGGGGATTCGCCGCCACCAGCGCCGACCTCGACCGCGACGGCTACGCCGACCTGGTCGTCGCCTCACCGGGCGAGGACGTCGGCGACATCCAGGACCGCGGGGGGCTGACCGTCGTCTGGGGCGGCGCCAAGGGCCTCGGTTCCGGCACTGTCTTCCACTCGCCCGTCGCGTCGGAGTACCCGGGCCAAGGGGACCGGTTCGGGCTGGACGTCGTGGCCGGCGACTTCGACGGCGACGGTGACCAGGACCTCACCGCTCTCAGCGGCAGCCGTGCTGGTGTCGTCCTGCTCAAGGGCCCGTTCACCCGCACCGGCGGAAGCGGCGGCTGGCAGTCCCTCGGCGACGGCTACGGCTATCTGGACGCCTCCCAGCTGGTGGCAGGCCGGGTCACCGCCGATGCCGCCACTGATCTGTACATCCTTGGCCGCGATCTCCAAGACGGCTACGCCGACGTCGACCTGCGTGCCTATTTCCACCGCGGGGGCAGCGATTTCATCCGGCGCGCCGGTGAGATGCGCGTGCCCGACGATGCCGGTCACCAGATCGGCGGCGGCCCCATAACCACCATCGGCGACTTCGACAAGGACGGCTACGGCGACCTCGCCATCGGCCGCGGCTACGAGCAGCCGGACGGGGAACGGGGCTACGTCACAGTCCAGTACGGCGGCTCCGCCGGGCCGAACACGGCACGCAAACCGGTGAAGTTCACTCAGGACACGGCGGGCGTACCCGGCGCTTCGGAGAACGAGGACTACTTCGGTGCCGCCGTCGCCGCCGGCGACGTCAACGGCGACGGATACGCGGACCTCGCCATCGGGGCCCCCGGCGAGGACTTGGCGGGCAAGCGCCAGGGTGGCATGGTCACGGTGCTGCTCGGCCGTGCAGGAGGTTTGTCCGGGACCGGAGCCAAGGCGTACGACCAGAACACCTCCGGTGTCGCGGGCGCCGTCGAGAACGACGACTACTTCGGACGGAACCTCAAGCTCACCGACTACACCCGGGATAGCCGCGCCGACCTCATGGTGGACACGAACGACTGGCTGGACAGCACCCGGTCGGGCCTTGTCCACATGCTGAAGGGCTCGACGTCCGGGACCATCGGCACCGGCTCGAAGTCGTACACCGTGATCTCGCTCAAGCTGCCGTACACCACGCTCAGCGGTCCCTTCACCCACTGA
- a CDS encoding phosphoribosyltransferase, which yields MNDVRENLTYEAFGHAVRELAQTVADDGYEPDVVLSIARGGVFVAGGLAYALDCKNIHLVNVEFYTGVGTTLEMPVMLAPVPNVIDFSDKKVLIADDVADTGKTLKLVRDFCMDHVAEVRSAVIYEKSHSLVKCEYVWKKTDRWINFPWSVEKPVVRRSGQVLDA from the coding sequence ATGAATGACGTACGAGAGAACCTGACGTACGAGGCGTTCGGTCACGCTGTGCGGGAGCTCGCGCAGACCGTGGCGGACGACGGGTACGAGCCGGATGTGGTGCTCAGCATCGCGCGGGGCGGGGTTTTCGTCGCGGGCGGGCTGGCGTATGCGCTGGACTGCAAGAACATCCACCTGGTGAATGTGGAGTTCTACACCGGGGTCGGGACGACTCTGGAGATGCCGGTCATGCTGGCGCCCGTTCCGAATGTCATTGATTTCTCGGACAAGAAGGTCCTGATCGCCGACGATGTCGCCGATACGGGCAAGACGCTGAAGCTGGTCCGTGATTTCTGCATGGATCACGTTGCCGAGGTGCGCAGCGCGGTCATCTACGAGAAGTCGCATTCGCTCGTGAAGTGCGAGTACGTGTGGAAGAAGACCGATCGCTGGATCAACTTCCCGTGGAGTGTGGAGAAGCCCGTCGTGCGGCGCAGTGGGCAGGTTCTCGACGCCTGA
- a CDS encoding Yip1 family protein: protein MAGFRIGRGRDNRTPQQGQQQPRQQPYGTQASPPPYGQQPWPPTGGNGAPYTAGRPGGHQGNGGYGGAHGEPEYFGDPYNQPQYPHRGDPYANNPGHTQAFSIDEDPYGDGNTYRAGQAPAQPAGPRLHWKDLLSGIVLRPGPTFWQMRDYPVWGPALIVTFLYGLLALFGFDQARDDAIHATLSAAVPYVVLTGVGFVIGGLVLGAVTHTLARQLGGDGAWQPTVGLSMLIMSITDAPRLIFALFLGGENSLVQVLGWVTWLASAALFTSMVSKSHDLPWPKALGASAIQLIALLSIIKLGTI from the coding sequence GTGGCTGGATTCAGGATCGGACGCGGCCGGGACAACCGCACCCCGCAGCAAGGGCAACAGCAACCGCGGCAGCAGCCGTACGGCACGCAGGCGTCACCGCCGCCGTACGGTCAGCAGCCATGGCCGCCGACGGGAGGCAACGGCGCCCCGTACACAGCCGGCCGGCCCGGCGGACATCAGGGCAACGGCGGCTACGGCGGCGCACACGGCGAACCCGAGTACTTCGGCGACCCGTACAACCAGCCCCAGTACCCCCACCGAGGCGACCCGTACGCCAACAACCCGGGTCACACCCAAGCCTTCAGCATCGACGAGGACCCGTACGGCGACGGCAACACCTACCGCGCCGGCCAGGCCCCCGCCCAGCCCGCGGGCCCCCGCCTGCACTGGAAGGATCTGCTGAGCGGCATCGTGCTGCGCCCCGGCCCGACGTTCTGGCAGATGCGTGACTACCCCGTGTGGGGTCCGGCGCTCATCGTCACGTTCCTCTACGGCCTGCTGGCACTCTTCGGCTTCGACCAGGCCCGCGACGACGCGATCCACGCGACCCTCTCCGCCGCCGTCCCGTACGTCGTCCTCACGGGCGTCGGCTTCGTCATCGGCGGCCTCGTCCTCGGCGCGGTCACCCACACCCTCGCCCGCCAGCTCGGCGGCGACGGCGCCTGGCAGCCGACGGTCGGCCTCTCCATGCTGATCATGTCGATCACCGACGCACCGCGCCTGATATTCGCGCTGTTCCTGGGCGGCGAGAACTCCCTGGTCCAGGTCCTCGGCTGGGTGACCTGGCTGGCCTCGGCCGCACTCTTCACCTCCATGGTCAGCAAGTCGCACGACCTGCCCTGGCCGAAGGCACTGGGCGCCTCCGCGATCCAGCTGATCGCACTTCTGTCGATCATCAAGCTCGGCACGATCTGA
- a CDS encoding DUF5707 domain-containing protein: MRIRASVAAVTGALALSALVVPAAQADDSNTVSSFTQGVETNAAVDPADDVSGDTTISNVVVNGGKAVIMGATTKKTFTVSFTATDDSGIEWATAVLWHGSTFDNLDGGVVPNEEEAVCTKVNDTTSTCKHTFTVDANYDLLNKHAGGWKVWAIAQGTDADYLQKDNVKGFSLQRMSKLTVNASPEPVVKGKTITVTGALTRADWESNKYVGLSGQSVVLQFRKAGTTNYTNVKGIKSTTGGALKTTVTASTDGYYRFTYAGIASTATVSATGDYVDVK, from the coding sequence ATGCGCATTCGTGCCTCTGTCGCCGCAGTGACAGGTGCCCTGGCCCTCTCTGCCCTCGTCGTCCCGGCGGCGCAGGCGGATGACAGCAACACCGTCTCCTCGTTCACGCAGGGCGTCGAGACCAACGCGGCGGTCGACCCGGCCGACGACGTCAGCGGAGACACCACGATCTCGAACGTGGTCGTAAACGGCGGCAAGGCCGTCATCATGGGTGCGACCACGAAGAAGACCTTCACGGTCAGCTTCACCGCCACGGACGACTCGGGCATCGAGTGGGCGACCGCGGTGCTGTGGCACGGTTCGACCTTCGACAACCTCGACGGCGGCGTGGTGCCCAACGAGGAGGAGGCCGTCTGCACCAAGGTCAACGACACGACCTCCACCTGCAAGCACACCTTCACTGTCGACGCCAACTACGACCTGCTGAACAAGCATGCCGGCGGATGGAAGGTCTGGGCGATCGCTCAGGGCACGGACGCTGACTACCTCCAGAAGGACAACGTCAAGGGCTTCAGCCTGCAGCGCATGTCGAAGCTGACGGTCAACGCATCCCCGGAGCCGGTGGTGAAGGGCAAGACCATCACGGTCACCGGCGCGTTGACCCGTGCCGACTGGGAGTCGAACAAGTACGTGGGCCTCAGCGGCCAGTCGGTGGTGCTGCAGTTCCGCAAGGCGGGCACCACCAACTACACCAACGTCAAGGGCATCAAGTCGACCACGGGCGGCGCGCTGAAGACCACGGTCACGGCGTCCACCGACGGCTATTACCGCTTCACCTACGCGGGTATCGCGTCCACCGCGACGGTCAGCGCCACGGGTGACTACGTCGACGTGAAGTAG
- a CDS encoding cell wall-binding repeat-containing protein, with protein sequence MLATVAALAAGLVAGLPGPATAVTGGWPAVDGRLLYTDVGGVQMGVVNPDGSSQSLFYFTGNQGAWSADGSQMAYLNPDDDHIRTEWAGQEETGADIPMPAGSGWHPADPTYWYDGGDIVFAAAGRLRVTAADGSQAPRSLFDTDVDGCDSKPSGAVNGMLAFVRTGTSCATIGTPAVWVHNGRTGAFTKLVSNADEPSISPDGQAVAFTRTVGGHKQLFTINTDGSGSTQVTTGATDHNRPAWSPQGNRIAYDIRVSGSPDVQGGPQVWIHDLGTGTETRVPQGEGTDVAWQPIRNNAVSRVYGSDTYDTNITSSRWTWNTVGKSAPGLTTAGAAVLISKSSSAYATTASSLAGKKRGPVLMTSGTGLDTSVQTELKRMLPKGKTVYLVGGTSILSSSVASKVTSLGYVAKRLSDVSRYSTSVAMAKTITSAPKYVFLATGTDYHNALAASSAAGSMGSSGTAVVLLTDGSTMTASVYGYLNKYSPSTTKIITVGVDAESALLKAYKAGKIPHWPSKYSYYRLGGSAEATARQLAELWWSLPSDAAVASMDSWRGGVSASSAMTTYGPLLWTDVTALPFSTKDYLMRTSASVNHVAVFGGSSSVDASVLAKIGSSISVSDHYAYTPYYKGAAPQNLAAQPLAAGSNKLAPSPDLAPLEVTARR encoded by the coding sequence GTGCTTGCGACCGTCGCCGCGCTCGCGGCCGGTCTCGTTGCCGGGCTTCCGGGACCAGCCACTGCCGTCACCGGCGGTTGGCCGGCCGTCGACGGCAGACTGCTGTACACCGACGTGGGCGGCGTCCAGATGGGCGTCGTCAACCCTGACGGGTCGTCGCAGTCCCTGTTCTACTTCACCGGAAACCAGGGCGCCTGGTCCGCCGACGGTAGCCAGATGGCCTACCTGAACCCGGACGACGACCACATCCGCACGGAATGGGCCGGCCAGGAGGAAACCGGCGCGGACATCCCCATGCCGGCGGGCAGCGGCTGGCATCCGGCCGACCCGACGTACTGGTACGACGGCGGCGACATCGTCTTTGCCGCCGCGGGCCGACTGCGGGTGACCGCGGCCGACGGCAGCCAGGCACCCAGGTCGCTGTTCGACACCGACGTCGACGGCTGCGATTCCAAGCCCAGCGGCGCGGTCAACGGCATGCTGGCCTTCGTACGCACCGGTACGAGCTGCGCCACCATCGGCACGCCGGCCGTGTGGGTCCACAACGGCCGTACCGGGGCGTTCACGAAGCTGGTCAGCAACGCGGACGAGCCGAGCATCTCCCCGGACGGCCAGGCGGTGGCGTTCACCCGGACCGTCGGCGGGCACAAGCAACTGTTCACGATCAACACCGACGGCAGCGGGTCGACCCAGGTCACCACGGGCGCTACCGACCACAACCGACCCGCCTGGTCGCCGCAGGGCAACCGGATCGCCTACGACATCCGCGTCTCCGGCAGCCCGGACGTCCAAGGCGGCCCGCAGGTGTGGATCCACGACCTCGGCACGGGCACGGAGACGCGCGTCCCCCAGGGCGAGGGCACCGATGTGGCCTGGCAGCCGATCAGGAACAACGCGGTCTCCAGGGTCTACGGTTCCGACACCTACGACACCAACATCACGTCGTCCAGATGGACATGGAACACGGTAGGCAAGAGCGCGCCCGGCCTGACGACCGCAGGCGCGGCCGTCCTCATCAGCAAGTCGTCCTCCGCCTACGCCACCACCGCAAGCTCGCTGGCCGGCAAGAAGCGCGGTCCGGTGCTGATGACCTCCGGCACAGGCTTGGACACCTCGGTACAGACCGAGTTGAAGCGCATGCTGCCCAAGGGCAAGACGGTCTACCTGGTCGGCGGCACCAGCATTCTCAGCAGCTCGGTGGCATCCAAGGTCACCTCGCTCGGGTACGTCGCCAAGCGGCTGTCCGACGTCTCGCGCTACTCCACCTCGGTCGCCATGGCCAAGACGATCACCAGCGCGCCGAAGTACGTGTTTCTGGCCACCGGAACGGATTACCACAACGCCCTCGCGGCCAGCTCCGCCGCGGGCTCCATGGGCAGTTCAGGGACCGCCGTCGTGCTGCTGACCGACGGCTCGACCATGACCGCGTCCGTCTACGGCTACCTGAACAAGTACAGCCCGAGCACGACGAAGATCATCACAGTGGGGGTCGACGCGGAGTCGGCACTGCTCAAGGCGTACAAGGCCGGCAAGATTCCGCACTGGCCCAGCAAGTACAGCTACTACCGTCTCGGCGGCAGCGCGGAGGCGACCGCCAGGCAACTCGCCGAACTGTGGTGGTCGCTGCCGTCGGATGCCGCGGTGGCCTCCATGGACAGCTGGCGTGGCGGGGTCTCCGCGTCGTCGGCAATGACCACGTACGGTCCGCTGCTGTGGACCGACGTCACCGCGCTGCCGTTCTCCACCAAGGACTACCTGATGCGGACGTCGGCGAGCGTGAACCACGTGGCCGTCTTCGGTGGCTCCAGCTCGGTCGACGCATCGGTCCTCGCGAAGATCGGTTCATCCATCAGCGTGAGCGACCACTACGCCTACACCCCTTACTACAAGGGAGCGGCCCCGCAGAACCTGGCCGCCCAGCCACTGGCTGCCGGGAGCAACAAGCTCGCTCCGAGCCCCGATCTCGCTCCTCTCGAAGTGACTGCCCGAAGGTAA
- a CDS encoding arsenate reductase ArsC: MSTPAERPSVLFVCIHNAGRSQMAAAYLTHLAGDRVQVRSAGSAPADTINPAVVEAMSELGIDISAEAPKVLTVEAVRASDVVITMGCGDTCPVFPGKRYLDWALPDPAGRGVDAVRPIRDEIERRIRGLIDEIAPAGQA; this comes from the coding sequence ATGAGCACCCCTGCCGAGCGTCCGTCCGTGCTGTTCGTATGCATCCACAACGCCGGGCGTTCCCAGATGGCCGCCGCGTACCTCACCCACCTCGCGGGCGACCGCGTACAGGTGCGATCAGCCGGGTCGGCGCCCGCCGACACGATCAACCCCGCGGTCGTGGAGGCAATGTCGGAGTTGGGCATCGATATCTCGGCGGAGGCGCCCAAGGTGCTGACCGTGGAGGCCGTCCGGGCATCGGACGTGGTCATCACGATGGGATGCGGCGACACCTGCCCTGTCTTCCCCGGCAAGCGCTACCTCGACTGGGCGCTCCCCGACCCGGCTGGGCGAGGAGTCGACGCTGTCCGCCCCATCCGCGACGAGATCGAGAGGCGCATCCGCGGTCTCATCGACGAGATCGCCCCGGCGGGGCAAGCGTGA
- a CDS encoding MIP/aquaporin family protein, with product MSAPLGRRAFAEAVGSAALVAVVVGSGIQATELTRDVGVQLLANSLATVFGLGVLIALLGPVSGAHFNPVVTLGAWLTGRRGGDGLTARDVAAYVPAQIAGAIAGSLVADAMFGRPVVQWSAHDRFAGHLWLGEVVATAGLVLLIFGLSRTGRAHFGPVAVASYIGAAYWFTSSTSFANPAVTIGRAFTNTFAGIAPGSLGPFIVAQLVGAALGLGLMTAVFGRPAPAEAGTVPRQGEPQLHPERHLS from the coding sequence GTGAGCGCCCCCCTGGGGCGCCGGGCCTTCGCTGAAGCCGTCGGCTCGGCCGCCCTGGTCGCGGTTGTGGTCGGCTCCGGAATCCAGGCCACCGAGCTGACCCGGGACGTCGGTGTGCAACTGTTGGCCAATTCGCTGGCCACGGTCTTCGGCCTGGGCGTGCTCATTGCGCTGCTTGGGCCGGTCTCCGGCGCCCACTTCAACCCGGTGGTCACGCTCGGGGCGTGGCTCACCGGCCGCCGCGGCGGTGACGGGCTGACCGCACGGGACGTTGCCGCGTATGTCCCGGCCCAGATCGCGGGAGCAATCGCCGGTTCCCTCGTGGCCGACGCCATGTTCGGCAGGCCCGTTGTGCAGTGGTCCGCCCATGACCGCTTCGCCGGCCACCTGTGGCTGGGCGAGGTGGTTGCGACCGCCGGACTTGTCCTGCTGATCTTCGGACTGTCCCGCACCGGCCGCGCCCACTTCGGCCCCGTCGCCGTGGCGTCCTACATCGGCGCGGCCTACTGGTTCACCTCCTCCACCTCGTTCGCCAATCCGGCCGTCACCATCGGCCGGGCCTTCACCAACACCTTCGCCGGCATCGCACCCGGCTCGCTCGGCCCGTTCATCGTGGCCCAACTGGTCGGCGCTGCGCTGGGGCTGGGGCTGATGACTGCGGTGTTCGGACGCCCGGCACCCGCTGAGGCCGGCACCGTCCCTCGTCAGGGCGAACCCCAACTCCACCCGGAAAGGCACCTGTCATGA
- a CDS encoding helix-turn-helix transcriptional regulator, translating into MSNQELAVIGQSDENGACCPGLVSAPLDEDQAVELAKLFKALGDPVRLRLLSMIASRAGGEVCVCDLTPAFDLAQPTISHHLKLLRQAGLIDCERRGTWVYYWALPATLDRLAAFLKTSQTAETTT; encoded by the coding sequence ATGTCGAATCAAGAGCTTGCGGTGATCGGGCAGAGCGACGAGAACGGCGCGTGCTGCCCGGGGCTGGTGTCCGCGCCCCTGGACGAGGATCAGGCCGTGGAGCTGGCGAAGCTGTTCAAGGCGCTGGGCGATCCGGTACGGCTGCGTCTGCTGTCGATGATCGCTTCACGGGCGGGCGGTGAGGTCTGCGTGTGCGACTTGACCCCGGCCTTCGACCTGGCCCAGCCGACGATCTCGCATCACCTCAAGCTCCTGCGCCAGGCCGGCCTGATCGACTGCGAGCGGCGGGGTACGTGGGTCTACTACTGGGCACTGCCCGCCACCCTCGACCGGCTCGCCGCGTTCCTGAAGACGTCGCAGACAGCTGAGACGACCACGTGA
- the dcd gene encoding dCTP deaminase codes for MLLSDKDIRAEIDAGRVRIDPFDPSMVQPSSIDVRLDRYFRVFENHRYPHIDPAIEQADLTRTVEPDGDEAFILHPGEFVLASTYEVISLPDDLASRLEGKSSLGRLGLVTHSTAGFIDPGFSGHVTLELSNLATLPIKLWPGMKIGQLCMFRLSSPSEFPYGSERYGSRYQGQRGPTASRSFMNFHRTQV; via the coding sequence GTGCTTCTCTCAGACAAGGACATCCGGGCCGAGATCGACGCCGGGCGGGTCCGCATTGATCCGTTCGATCCGTCGATGGTGCAGCCCTCGAGCATCGACGTGCGGCTCGACCGCTACTTCCGGGTGTTCGAGAACCACCGCTATCCGCATATCGACCCGGCCATCGAGCAGGCGGACCTGACCCGTACGGTCGAGCCGGACGGGGACGAGGCGTTCATCCTGCATCCCGGCGAATTCGTGCTCGCCTCGACGTACGAGGTCATCTCGCTGCCCGACGATCTCGCGTCGCGGCTGGAGGGCAAGAGCTCGCTCGGCCGGCTCGGGCTGGTGACGCATTCGACGGCGGGGTTCATCGATCCCGGGTTCTCCGGGCATGTGACCCTGGAGCTGTCGAATCTCGCGACGCTGCCGATCAAGCTGTGGCCGGGGATGAAGATCGGGCAGCTGTGCATGTTCCGGCTGAGTTCGCCGTCGGAGTTCCCGTACGGCTCGGAGCGGTACGGGTCGCGCTACCAGGGGCAGCGTGGGCCGACGGCCTCGCGTTCGTTCATGAACTTCCATCGGACTCAGGTGTGA
- a CDS encoding ArsI/CadI family heavy metal resistance metalloenzyme, translating to MSRAQLALRVSDLEASIAFYSKLFGAEPAKRREGYANFAIAEPPLKLVLIEGEPGQETRMDHLGVEVETVEQVNAATSRLKDAGLATFEENDTSCCYALQDKVWVHGPGQEPWEVYVVKADADALGKSAGVHATGDGCCTGQAAEEAPAAAGCACGQ from the coding sequence ATGTCCCGTGCTCAGCTCGCCCTGCGCGTCAGCGACCTCGAAGCATCGATCGCCTTCTACTCGAAGCTCTTCGGCGCCGAACCGGCCAAGCGGCGCGAGGGCTACGCCAACTTCGCCATCGCCGAGCCCCCGCTCAAGCTCGTCCTGATCGAGGGCGAGCCGGGACAGGAAACCCGCATGGATCACCTCGGCGTCGAGGTCGAGACCGTCGAACAGGTCAACGCCGCCACCAGCCGCCTGAAAGACGCCGGCCTGGCTACCTTCGAGGAGAACGACACCTCCTGCTGCTACGCCCTCCAGGACAAGGTGTGGGTCCACGGCCCCGGCCAGGAGCCCTGGGAGGTCTACGTCGTGAAGGCCGACGCCGACGCCCTCGGTAAGAGCGCCGGCGTTCACGCGACGGGCGACGGATGCTGCACCGGCCAGGCCGCGGAAGAAGCCCCGGCAGCAGCGGGCTGTGCTTGCGGTCAGTGA